In the Pogona vitticeps strain Pit_001003342236 chromosome 2, PviZW2.1, whole genome shotgun sequence genome, CATTCTCCATATCACTTTTTCAATTGCCATTTTGTAAATCCACAAAATTCTTAACATTGTGCAATGAATCTAAATTTCAAATTCTTATTTTTCAAGATAGCCTGTGTTAAAGTCCATGATTCCATGCTATTCAgtagaactgaaaataaaaccaTAGAATGCATATTGTCAAAGGCAATTTTTAGTTTTAGTTTCACATTCCATTACTGTCACCTCAAAGAAGTATTTGCAGGCTACCTCAGTTCTAATAGCGCTGCTGCATTTATTCAACCAAATTCCAAAAAGAATGGCTATTTATCAACATGCTTGACATGTTCATCCTGGATCTTTCGTGCATTTCTTGGATTACTTGCTATTTTAATTGACAGAACCCTACCGCCCATATTTCTTTTGACGGATTTGAGGCTTTTAAATAACATAATGATGAAAATCATCTTATGTAGCTaagcaagttaagaaatctctgggGACATTATCACTTGCATGCTGAATCATACCACTCTGCATGTAATTGATAATGTCTACATTGAAAGCTTTGCCCTCCCAGCCCGgaaataaagaggcgagacacGGGTTGTTGGGTTagaacttgggccacaactttatactttggccatctcatgagaagagaagactcccttgaaaataccctgatgttgggaaaatgtgaagacaagaggagaaggggatgacagagatcaagatggttggacagtgtcattgaagctaccaacatgaatttgaccaaaccccgggaggcagtggaagacaggtgggcctggcgtgctctggtccatggggtcacgaagagttggacatgacttaacgactaaacaacaggaacacaactttattaactatttaaaataatcCTCCAAACTACAAGGGGGCCTGACTGCAGGACGATCTCCTTTGCAGACCGGAGTAGCCTATACCTCAGGACAATTCAATAGAGCATGTTGAGCTCCTGtttctgaattgtgctgttcGCTGAACAGCACACCTTCAGATGCTGTGTGCTAAGGGTAACCCACCTTCCCAGCCTACCGAGTCTCATGACCCTCAGTGGGCTGCTGTACGGGAGGCTGCCCTATGTAAAACCACCTCTCCTCAGATGCCTGATTGGCtccacctgacagagagatggcctaATTCTAGGACAACGTGTTAACCATGAACTCACCCCAGCTCTTGTCTTCGCACTACCCGAAGCTGTGATCAATTGACTTTAACTAAAACAAGAAGGTTTATTCTTAACCGCACCCAAGAGTTAAGAATGGGATGGATGAAAACACACCTGCATCCAATGGCCAATCTAGGATACAAACCAAAAATTCTCATCTGGCTCCGataggcaaccagctaatctcattcttaatTTAGGGTAGATGGGTGGGTTTTCAAGAAAAATGGCAAAGAGTCTTAAAGTGAGGGATCATGCCTTATTAAAGGCTCTGTCCCTCCTTCCCTCGGAAGCGGCATCATTCAACCATGACACCGCTTTCAGGGCAGGAGAGCAAAGCCTCCTCGTCATGATGACTTGGCACCACGGTAGAGCAGTCATTACTTGGGGCAATTTTCCTTCTAAAGATACATTCTGTGTGCTATGCCAGCACAGGAAAGACAATCTGAGTTGacatttttaattctttcatatGGTTAATtcgattttaaatatatatatatatataatggatgGATTAAAATtaactttcatattttttaaaaaatcttttcagaTCGTGAGAATCAGTCTATTCTGATTACGTAAGTATTCTTTTGTGCCATAAGGCATGCCTCTGCCCTGTTAATACTGCCACAATAAAGTGCTTGGAAGTAAGTAGCTAGAAAGATATAGTGGGCAAGATCTTGTGTACATTTGTGCAAGCATAACACAAATGAGGTGTCAGAAGCATTTTATTTCTCTAATTAAAAGCGTCCTAACCCCCCtttttaggttccaaggctccctagggttCCACACACACGTATGAAACATGCTGAGGTTCATACACAGACATACAAATTATGGACAGAATAGTTTTACTTATGTCAGCATAAACCAAATGACATAAATCTATTAGTTGCCactagttaataaataaatacttaacatTTCTTTTACACTGATCATGTGTACAATATTTCTTGTGCACCAGACATAGGTatagttcatagaatcatataaacatggtctagaggggcggggtaaaaatcaaataaataaataaataaataaataaataaaatataattgttgAAAGGTTGGAAGAgatcttggaggtcttctagtcccaCACCCACACCGCGCCCAAGgctgtccaatattttcttgaaaacctcccaCGATGGGATGACCACAACATagagaggcaagctgttccactgcttaatggttctcaccttcaggaaattcctccttatttccagttATGGACTTCTTAACAGCTGCCAATTGTCTAATGAGATTTAAGCTGTTGGCTTAGTAGGCCTCTGGTCCATGAGGCCGCATGAAAGAAGCAAGCTATTAAAAGCATTTCCCAGTCCTAATTGCAGTTCAGGAGAGTTATCTGAAAATCTGTTTTATGATTTCTGATACTTTAATGTATGTATTTCTGCTCAATAATTCCTATGTTAATTCTCCTTTTAATCAATAGTGGAGAATCTGGTGCTGGAAAGACTGTGAACACGAAACGTGTCATTCAGTACTTTGCAACAATTGCAGCTACTggtgagaagaaaaaggaagagccgACGGCGCAAGGCAAAATGAAGGTAGGCTTTGGGACAGAAAAGGATAAGGTACACATTCGCATATTTTCTATAAGATTAAAGGCAGATAAATTGGCTATGTATTTTCATTGCAGGGCACCCTTGAAGATCAAATCATCAGTGCCAACCCCTTGCTGGAGGCCTTTGGAAATGCCAAGACTGTGAGGAATGACAACTCTTCACGTTTTGTAAGTCCTGTGCAATATCACAAGGGCATTAATCTCTCTTTAGTAAGATTTCAGCTAAGCATGTGCAGCAATTGCCTGTTGGGATTTGCGATGGTGGTAACATGTTGTGACTGCCATCACCCCTACCCAGGGTGGCAATGCTTCTTGCCCACAGGCTTCATGGATTCCAGAATCTCACTGCTTCTGAAACTCACCTTTATTGGTGTAGGAGAACAGGTTACACCATTAGCTTGGACTTCTCGCCCCAGCAGCTTGGAAGTGGCTTAGTTAACTTCACTAGTTGCTTACTATCCTCAGCTGTGGACTAGTTCCTCTCACTGTAGAACCAGAGGCTCCAATCTGTGACTGGGGTTGAGTTGCAGTTCTGAGTCCCATCCTTTAGGGGTAGCTGGTAATGCAGAGCTAATGAAAGTCCCCCAGACCCAGAAGCTCATCCCACTCCTGAGAGATACACAGCAGTTGCTGGGTGTGCCTCTTCATCCACCAGTGATTTTTCTGGGTGGTGGCATATTTGAAGGGTTGGTGTTTGACCAGGAGCTTATGCTAGCATTGCTAGGGCCGAGAAGGAGGAATAGTTGAtgctcctcttctccttcctctatcTGGGATGAAGGTAACCCATTTGCCCATGCATACCTTTTAGAGCAGCATCAGCTCCTTCTTGGAGGCCTCTGCCCAGTCCTCTGATTCCATGTCCTTCTAAGGCAACAAGCCTCCCTTGTCAGCTTCCGTAAACGTGGCTCTTACTATCCTGTCCTGGCTCCAGCCTCACCCTCTAAGTGTGGCACATATACCTAAGGACACCCACTTGGGGCTCCATTTCTGCTTTCCAGCTTCAGACCACTCTGTCTTTTCCAAGTAATATGCCAGGGGTGTCAGGCATAGGTGGGCATGCCCACAAACCCACTGGAAACAGACAGAACGTCTCCCTTGTGCAAGTGAtgatttgtcttttctttcctgaaAGGGTAAATTCATCAGAATCCATTTTGGTGCCACAGGCAAACTGGCTTCTGCAGACATAGAGACATGTAAgggatttttctttaaacatttcaaatggtcttgtcttccttctttcttccttggcTAATTATATTGCACTTCTTTGCTAGATCTGCTAGAAAAGTCCAGAGTCACTTTCCAGCTAAAAGCTGAAAGAAGCTACCACATCTTTTATCAGATCATGTCCAACAAGAGGCCAGAACTGATTGGTAAGAACTAGCATCTGTTTTACTCCTGGTGGCTGGGGCAGTGACAATGTTGCATTCTGCTGAGCTTGCTAATATTTTCTCTTAACACTGTGACTGCACGCTTGATAGCAGAAAATGCATATCTATCCTTCTTATTCAGAGATGCTCCTGATCACCACCAACCCCTATGACTTTCACTTTGTGAGTCAGGGTGAGATCACCGTTCCTAGCATCAATGATCAAGAAGAGCTGATGGCAACCGATGTAAGTCATTTGGTAGTAACACTCCTATTTGGCCATGTCATTCTCTTTCCCCAAACCTGTATAATAATGAGGCAGGAAAGAATTTTAACTGAACCATATTAAAAGAGAATTTTCCAATTGTTCCATCAGTCATCAAAGAAAGAACCTGAGATTAAAAGAACACTGAGTGTGGGAGAATGCAAAATGGACAGTTTCATCCAGTCCTACAACATCACCTAGCATAATTCAGAACAATGGTGCTGACAAGGAACAAGTGGCATCATTGGTGGACAATGGGGGACTGCCATTCGCCACCAAAGTGGCACTAAATCAAGTTATTATTACAAAGAGACCCTTTGGAGGAAAATCAGAGGCCACTAATGATGAAAGAATCCTTCACATTCTCTGCCTTCAAGTGAAACAACAGATTTAAAGATGCAGTTATGGATCAGAATGAGAATTTTAACTACTAATGTGATTTGCAGGAAGCCATTGACATCCTGGGTTTCACTGCTGAGGAGAAGACAGCCATTTACAAGTTGACTGGGGCTGTGATGCACTATGGAAACATGAAGTTCAAGCAGAAGCAGCGTGAGGAGCAGGCTGAGCCAGACGGCACAGAAGGTGTTTGCAAAATTCACTACGGATCTTTTGATATTGCATGGAAACTTTATGCACTAACCTGTCATATGacgacattttaaaaaaaaatattaagtcgTAAGAGGAAATAATGTGGATATAATAATATTCAAGATATTGTTATCTtccattttaaatacttttaaagaaatacataagGGTTTATTTTATTCAACATTTGACTGAGAATCTGGTATGTCATTATGAAAATATAGAATGAATTAGAAATGAACCTGAGATTTGGGTAGTCTTGTAGTTTAATGTTTTGGATAAGTTGGATCTGTTTGAACGCAGGCAAGGTATCATTTTGGTCATCTATAAAATTGAGCAACTTGGTCTTTCTAATACGCATTGCTAAgccttttttctcatttctttgctCAGTTGCTGACAAGGCTGCCTACCTCATGAACCTCAATTCAGCAGATCTCCTGAAAGCTCTGTGCTATCCCCGTGTCAAGGTCGGCAATGAGTATGTCACCAAAGGCCAAACTGTCCAGCAGGTAACtatcaaataaatactgtaaaactTGTTTTACAGAGTAAATGTGACAGTTTAGTGGTGGCTTGCTCATCTGCTTGACATGCTAATTCCAGGTTTTGTATCCTATTATTCTAGGTGTACAATAATGTCGGTGCTTTGGCTAAAGCTGTCTTTGAGAAGATGTTCTTGTGGATGGTTGTTCGTATCAACCAGCAACTGGATACTAAACAGCCAAGGCAGTACTTCATTGGTGTACTGGACATTGCTGGCTTCGAGATCTTTGATGTAAGAGAATAGAATGGAAAAGGGAGCTGCTCCCTGCCCATTTCTCCCCTAGTTCAGATCTCTTAGATTATCTTTTTCTGAAATGTCTGTCTTCAAGGATTAATATAATTTATAAcgcttcatttcttttctttcaagattattcacatattttaaaacatatttgtatATGGAATGGGTAAACATTCTTTTCATTCAGGCCATCAGATTTATACAGACCTATACCTACAGATAAAAACAGGCCAGTTATCATGAAGCATGTACAAACTAGAATTAAGGGTGAACAAcactggggttttgtttttgtttaactcTCACTTTATTTTTCTAGTATAACAGCCTGGAGCAGCTTTGCATCAACTTTACAAATGAGAAACTGCAACAGTTCTTCAACCACCACATGTTTGTGCTGGAACAAGAGGAGTacaagaaggaaggaattgaATGGGAGTTCATTGACTTTGGAATGGACTTGGCTGCCTGCATTGAACTCATTGAGAAGGTTTTATCTAAAAATAAGTTTGACTATTCTTGCATGCCATTTTATTATCTTCCTTATAATTGGGAAAGTTGTACCCATGCTTTGAATAGCAATGAAACATTCTTGTGTTTTATTCCTTGGGAAATACAAATGTAGTAAAGCTGTACAGATAGGCAAGACTACTTTAGGAAGAAATCACTCATACAAATACATGCAAGTACGCTCTACTGAAACCACTGGAATGTATTACTAAGGATATGTAGTTAACATTctaaataatatttctttaaaaatactttaatcaGACATTTGTATATTCTTCTGAATTCTCTCCCAGACAAAGATAATTTTGTCATACTTTTCAACGGCTGTGTTTGGGTCCATCTAAATTGGGTCCCATTCAACAGTTTCCGTCTGCCAACAGATCTGTCTGTGAAACATACTCCCTTCCTGTCTGCTGCCACTATTCCTGTGAGACACACAAAATGTTCTCTGGAGGATCAGGTTACACACATTTCGCCAGCAAATGTAGAGGGATTTAACTTCTGTCTCCCGCAATGCCAGGATGAATTAAGAAGTTTCCCAGTTCATAAAAAATACATATGTGTACAAGTTGGAGAGAGAAACAAATGGTTTAGTACTGAACAAGCAAATATACTACTTGTTCACAAAAATATATTCCACATTTCAAGCTGGGTCTCTCAAGTGTTTTGCTGTGTATATATAAAGTTATAGAAATTATTTTCTAATCAATCAATGAACCAATCCAGACACTTCTTTCTTCAGTCAGCAGCATTTCTTCATATGTAATATCTATACACatgatactttttaaatatacagtaatgaTAATGATATGCCAGTTGTTTGAAACAATATATTATGGATCAGTCACAAATACTAGAATTATTTAACATATTCCATTTCCGCATGAGCAATAAgctccctcttttcctctgtttcctaCAGCCCATGGGCATTTTCTCCATCCTGGAGGAAGAGTGCATGTTCCCCAAGGCAACAGACACTTCTTTCAAGAACAAGCTCTATGACCAGCATCTTGGCAAATCTGCCAATTTCCAGAAACCCAAGCCTGCCAAAGGCAAGGCTGAGGCTCACTTCGCTCTGGTGCATTATGCCGGCACTGTGGACTACAACATCAGTGGCTGGCTGGACAAGAACAAGGATCCCCTGAATGAAACTGTTGTGGGGCTCTACCAAAAGTCTTCTATGAAGACCTTGGCCTTACTGTTTGCTGATCGTCCTGCAGAAGGTAATTTCCATAATTTTAAACATATTCATGAACACAATCCTGAAGAGGAACCTAGGTTCAGCAGCAATCCCTGCTACTGCCACGGCTGTTATGACCAGCCTCACTGTCCTTTATTCAGAATGATAAGGTACTTTGACTAATTTCTCAGGTGGGTCTATCTAGTTGAAAAGCAGCCAACTTCACTTCTTTTTTGTTCTCTAAATCAGGAGTCACTTAGGAACAAAACAAAGGGACTTTAGACTTTGGGTGTACTTCATATGTTGACTGAGCAAAATTCAATGCGGGTTGTGGCTCAAGAAATGATATGCGGAAAGTGGTTCATGATCTTGAGCCTACCTATCTTCAGTCACCACATACCTTGAAAAGTTTAAATCAGAAATTTCTcacatcttgattttttaaaaaaattaaaccccaTTATGTCAGGATTTgcagcttctctttttttctggaaaatacTGTGTCCTAAATATTAGCATATGACTGTCCTTTATGTTTGAAATGAACCTTCCTTCATATTCAGCCACTGCAGATTTCATTTTATGATCTCCCACAAGAATAATGAACCTCCGATAGTTAGAGTGAAAATAGTGAGCTATTGACAGTGTAAGAAGTACTTGGCATATGCAGCTTTATGTGGGATAATGTCATAAGATCCTTGGTGTATTGGGGTtaactgtaactttttttttaattcagagggTGCCAAGAAGGGTGGCAAGAAGAAGGGTTCTTCCTTCCAGACGGTCTCTGCACTTTTCAGGGTAAAGTAAAATCGTCACCTAAGTCATCACATCTCTGAGGGAGAAAAACAGTTTTCCAGTTTGACAACTACAGAGTAACAACACGCTTCTGAGTACAAGCTCATTATAAGCTACAGGGCAAAACTTTAGGTAGCTCATTGGGAATATGCTTTGTACATGGAAAAGCCAAGTACTAATTCCTGCTAGGGTTTGGAAAAAACTGTTGCTATTTGGTTCACTGTAGATAATCAGCAAAATTTACAAATACACTAGTCTGAATTGGAATATGATAACACCTTATGCCTTTTGCTATAGACAGATAGAGACATGAATACTAGCATGAATCAATTACAAGGACCCTTGTAATCATAATCGTGCAGTTTATTAATTAGACAAAGTTGCCCAAAAAGCCGATTGAAAATGCTAGAAAGCCTCCATGTTTGAGTCTAGTTCTTAAGAGAAAATGTGAATCCAATGGTGCAACATgtattgtggtttttttaaattcatataAAAATATGGTTCAGTGAAATTTTCATATAATTATCCAAAGTCTTTTTAACAATCAACAAACATTTAGAAGTTTTATGTATCTATCTGTCTTCTAGATGTTTGTGAGATCTGTATCTACATGTGTATCTGTATCTCTAGTGTCAAACATTTAGGAGAgcagggggaaggggggaaggagatggagagagagaatctgAATGGGATGTATCAACCAGATCTTAATTTCTGATACCACAGGAGAATTTGAACAAGCTGATGACTAATCTTAGGAGTACCCATCCACATTTTGTGCGCTGCCTCATCCCCAATGAAACTAAAACCCCTGGTGAGCTACAGAGTTatactttgattttaaaaaatttcacccATTAATTGAATATACTGACTATCCATATTCCCCCTGATTTTCTCAGGTGCCATGGAACATGAGCTTGTGCTGCATCAGCTGAGGTGTAATGGTGTGCTGGAAGGTATCCGAATTTGCAGGAAGGGATTCCCCAGCAGGATCCTTTATGCTGACTTCAAACAGAGGTTGGTAGATCCCATATTACTAGAGTATTCAAGTTAACTGTGGTTCTGAGTTCTCCTGAAACATCATTAGTTCTTAGAATACAGCTTCTATTATTGTATCATTGCACTTGATTAACAGCTATATTGTAAAAAACTTAGGAGATTTTAACACTGCTTCCTTTAACAGATACAGAGTTTTAAATGCAAGTGCCATCCCAGAGGGACAGTTCATGGATAGCAAGAAGGCTTCTGAGAAGCTTCTTGGCTCCATTGATATCGATCATACTCAATATAAATTTGGTCATACCAAGGTAAAATTACTCTCTGGCACATGATTATACCATCTGAGCTTGTTGGTACAGGTGGCAATACTTTACTacactttctttatttctttttcaggtgTTCTTTAAAGCTGGCCTTCTGGGTACTCTAGAGGAGATGAGAGATGACAAGTTGGCACAGCTGATAACGCGTACTCAGGCTCTCTGTCGTGGCTACTTGGCAAgaacagagttccagaaaatgaTGGAACGGAGGTAGAGCTTTTACACCaataatttgttgttattgtttagtcgtttagtcgtgtccaactcgtCATGACCCCaaggactagagcacgccaggccctcctgtcttccactgctcccagagtttggtcagattcatgttcgtagcttcgaaaATAGGATAGtgcaaaaatcaaaaccaaattcACATAACTGTACACCTTACTGTTAATTTAGGAAACAAAGCACTATTCAATGTCATACTTTGACCTGAAGGCCTATGCAACACAGTATCTTAGAGTCTCATACTGTATGTTCTTGTGAACTGTCCCACAGGCAAATCTGATTTTTGCAACTGAACAAAGTTGATCACTTAATCAGAGAACTTGGGTAGTTTACTAGAGTCTCAAAATAATAAAACGTAAGAATAGAGCAAACTGAAAAAATCTGAACGGCACTGAGTTTATTTTGAAATGGGAAAGgcaatttgttttgctttctttgttttctttacccCAAAGAGAGTCCATCTTTACTATTCAGTACAATGTCCGCTCATTCATGAATGTGAAGCACTGGCCCTGGATGAAGCTGTATTTCAAGATAAAGCCTCTGCTGAAGAGTGCTGAATCTGAGAAAGAAATGGCCAACATGAAGGAAGAgtttgaaaaaacaaaagaaagtctTGCCAAGACAGAGGCCAAATTAAAGGAAATTGAAGAAAAAATGGTGTCTCTGATGCAAGAGAAGAATGACTTGCAGCTCCAAGTCCAGTCTGTAAGCATATTTCGTCACATCATTTTTGCTCTACTGACATTATGCCTCATATCATTATCTTTCTGGAATTGAAAGGTGGCTGAGGAAAACTCAGTATAGTTATTTGGGATAATCAGACTGCATCTTTAATTTATGGGTATATACAATGAATGTCAAAATTTATACTGGGCTAATACCTTTATCACCTAGCCCTTAATATTATGCCAGTTACTTTTCCTTGGATATTGCTGTCAGTTCTCTAGTTCTTTAAACAGAATTAATTATAGGAAAACAACACAACTTTTCCCTCTATAGGAAGCTGATGCCACAGCAGATGCTGAGGAGAGATGCGACCAGCTGATCAAAACCAAAATTCAGCTGGAAGCTAAAATTAAGGAGCTGACTGAACGGGCAGAAGATGAAGAGGAAATCAATGCTGAGCTGACAGCCAAAAAGAGGAAACTGGAGGATGAGTGCTCAGAACTGAAGAAAGACATTGATGACCTTGAGTTGACCCTGGCCAAGGTTGAAAAGGAGAAGCATGCCACAGAAAACAAGGTACACTTAGTTTGACAAAAACTTGCCTAATGTTAAATTGGACTTGGATGTCAGATTTACTTATTCTATTCTAAAAGGTCAAAAACCTCACAGAAGAGATGGCCGTCTTGGATGAGAACATTGCCAAACTGACCAAGGAAAAGAAAGCCCTTCAAGAGGCCCATCAGCAGACCTTGGACGACTTGCAGGCAGAAGAAGACAAAGTGAATACTCTGACCAAAGCAAAGACCAAGCTGGAGCAGCAAGTGGATGATGTGAGTGAAACAACACAGAGAAGTACAGTTCTGAGGTAAAGCATTAGAGCAGCAAAATATTTATCATCTCTTTCTCTTCAGCTTGAAGGGTCTTTGGAACAAGAGAAGAAGCTTCGTATGGACCTTGAAAGAGCCAAGAGGAAGCTTGAAGGCGATCTGAAGTTAGCCCAGGAATCCACAATGGACTTGGAAAATGATAAGCAGCAGCTGGATGAGAAGCTTAAGAAGTAAGTAGCATGTTCTGTAGAAGAGCTCTCAGGAAGTTACCCTGATACACATCCCTCTTAGCATTTCACCTGGAAAATAACACTTGATATCTTCTTGCATAAAGGAAAGATTTTGAGATCAGCCAGCTCCAAAGCAAAATTGAAGATGAGCAGGCCTTGGGTGCCCAGCTTCAGAAGAAGATCAAAGAGTTGCAGGCAAGTCAAGTTCCCTTGTGAGTCAATGAATCAGTTCATCTGGGAAGACATTTTGACTCCACGGCTACTTTTCTCTTTTTAGGCTCGTATAGAGGAACTGGAGGAAGAGATTGAGGCAGAGCGTGCATCTCGGGCCAAAGCAGAGAAGCAGCGCGCTGACCTCTCCAGGGAACTTGAGGAAATCAGTGAGCGTCTGGAGGAAGCTGGTGGGGCAACAGCAGCTCAGATCGAGATGAACAAGAAGCGAGAGGCTGAATTCCAGAAAATGCGCCGCGACCTTGAAGAGTCAACTCTGCAGCATGAAGCCACTGCCTCTGCCCTCCGCAAGAAGCACGCAGACACTGTAGCAGAACTTGGGGAACAAATAGATAACCTTCAGCGAGTGAAACAGaagctggagaaagagaagagtgaGCTGAAGATGGAGATTGATGACCTTGCTAGCAACATGGAGTCTGTCTCCAAAGCTAAGGCATGTTATAGCCATTTATGTTATGTTTTAGTACCACTAGTTAAAAGCACAGATCACAAAAAAAATTCGTAACTCTATTAGTTTATTTATCAACAGAGATACATAAGCGACTTATAAATACCTATGTACTTCCTTCAGATGACTGATATAAACACAGTTGCCAGGatagttttaaaaatgtgcatactATCCTGAAAAGTATTTTTATAGAGCTATACAATACTTTTGATTCATatattatttaagaataaaatcTCCATATATTAAACCACTAATTAGATATTTCCTCTATGAATATTAGGATAGTGTGCCATGAATATGACAGTAGCAAAATGCATTTTAGGGTCTGTAGGATGCACTCACAAAGACACTGACTCaatattttaacaaacaaagaatAACTGCCTCGGGGATGTTATAATAAATGAGATAAATGGTTTATACACTTGCTAGAAGCGGATGATATAAGCCTGGCAATGAGGAGGAGGTAACTATATTCAGACAACACAATAAGCAAACCACACAGCAAATCTCTAATTTATTTGGCATCTTCCACAATAAGTTCAGTGAtcacgggatataaataaaataaataaataaataaatataacagctTGGTGGCCTCTATGTGACAAGCCAGGGTTCCCTAGCTCACCATGGCATTCAGAGTCAGCTGCCATCCTTAGCAATCAACCCTACCATCTTCTGTTATGTTATTATATTCTACAAATGATTATGCTGGATTTTGACAAAGAATagggaatgattttttaaaattgatatcCACTCTACCATGGAAGAAataagtttttaaatttttattaagaGTAGCTTGATGTTGAAATGAAAGTATAACATCAGGTTTAGTTAATTTTCTGGAGGTGAATCTGTTTTCTAAAAACTACATGGATTTGGGAGTTAGTAGCTCTCTATCAGATCAGAATAATTCTGGTGTACTCATTCAACTTTTCCCCTTTGGATATTTCACATGTAGGCAAATCTTGAGAAGATGTGCCGTACATTAGAAGATCAGCTCAGTGAGGTTAAAGCAAAGGAGGAAGAACATCACCGTACTATCAATGACCTGACTGCCCAAAGAGCTCGATTACAGACAGAAACAGGTGAGATTCTAAATTCCCATTACTGAAATTATGGCCAAAccactttatttatattttctgacTCTTCCCAGCTGAGAATGGAGAATGAATTTTTCCAAATTTTATAATATCTTTGCACAATGGAATTGGATCCTGTGCTTGTTTGTTTAGACTCTCGACCTGGTGTTCTCAACtgcacaggctgaaagagatatCAGGGTGCAGAACATGAGTGTTCAACCACTGTTATTGAAAAATATAACTTCCTAATGCGATTTAACCTGTCTATGGCAAACCCTCTCCATGGGGAATGGACCTGTGAAAATGGTCTGCCCTCGGAGGCTTCCTGACCCAGAATGGTTCCAAGAAGCCTTGGGAGGGTACTTGGCTGGTCTGGTAGATGATTCTGTAGAATCTCAGGTTGATAGATGGTATTTGGAGACAACCTGGGCAGCTGACATGATCGCTCCTTTACACCCTTTCCACTTCAGAGCTTGT is a window encoding:
- the LOC110075058 gene encoding myosin-4, which produces MSSDAEMAVFGPAAPFLRKPEKERIEAQNKPFDAKNAVFVVHAKESYVKGLVQSREGGKVTVKTEKGESLTVKEDQTFPMNPPKFDKIEDMAMLTHLHEPAVLYNLKERYAAWMIYTYSGLFCVTVNPYKWLPVYNPEVVGGYRGKKRQEAPPHIFSISDNAYQFMLTDRENQSILITGESGAGKTVNTKRVIQYFATIAATGEKKKEEPTAQGKMKGTLEDQIISANPLLEAFGNAKTVRNDNSSRFGKFIRIHFGATGKLASADIETYLLEKSRVTFQLKAERSYHIFYQIMSNKRPELIEMLLITTNPYDFHFVSQGEITVPSINDQEELMATDEAIDILGFTAEEKTAIYKLTGAVMHYGNMKFKQKQREEQAEPDGTEVADKAAYLMNLNSADLLKALCYPRVKVGNEYVTKGQTVQQVYNNVGALAKAVFEKMFLWMVVRINQQLDTKQPRQYFIGVLDIAGFEIFDYNSLEQLCINFTNEKLQQFFNHHMFVLEQEEYKKEGIEWEFIDFGMDLAACIELIEKPMGIFSILEEECMFPKATDTSFKNKLYDQHLGKSANFQKPKPAKGKAEAHFALVHYAGTVDYNISGWLDKNKDPLNETVVGLYQKSSMKTLALLFADRPAEEGAKKGGKKKGSSFQTVSALFRENLNKLMTNLRSTHPHFVRCLIPNETKTPGAMEHELVLHQLRCNGVLEGIRICRKGFPSRILYADFKQRYRVLNASAIPEGQFMDSKKASEKLLGSIDIDHTQYKFGHTKVFFKAGLLGTLEEMRDDKLAQLITRTQALCRGYLARTEFQKMMERRESIFTIQYNVRSFMNVKHWPWMKLYFKIKPLLKSAESEKEMANMKEEFEKTKESLAKTEAKLKEIEEKMVSLMQEKNDLQLQVQSEADATADAEERCDQLIKTKIQLEAKIKELTERAEDEEEINAELTAKKRKLEDECSELKKDIDDLELTLAKVEKEKHATENKVKNLTEEMAVLDENIAKLTKEKKALQEAHQQTLDDLQAEEDKVNTLTKAKTKLEQQVDDLEGSLEQEKKLRMDLERAKRKLEGDLKLAQESTMDLENDKQQLDEKLKKKDFEISQLQSKIEDEQALGAQLQKKIKELQARIEELEEEIEAERASRAKAEKQRADLSRELEEISERLEEAGGATAAQIEMNKKREAEFQKMRRDLEESTLQHEATASALRKKHADTVAELGEQIDNLQRVKQKLEKEKSELKMEIDDLASNMESVSKAKANLEKMCRTLEDQLSEVKAKEEEHHRTINDLTAQRARLQTETGEYSRQVEEKDALISQLTRGKQAFTQQIEELKRQLEEEIKAKNALAHGLQSARHDCDLLREQYEEEQEAKAELQRAMSKANSEVAQWRTKYETDAIQRTEELEEAKKKLAQRLQEAEEHVEAVNSKCASLEKTKQRLQNEVEDLMIDVERSNAACAALDKKQKNFDKILADWKQKFEEAQSELEASQKETRSLSTELFKMKNAYEESLDHLETLKRENKNLQQEIADLTEQIAEGGKAIHELEKVKKQIEQEKSELQASLEEAEASLEHEEGKILRIQLELNQVKADIDRRIAEKDEEIDQLKRNHLRVVETMQSTLDAEIRSRNEALRLKKKMEGDLNEMEIQLSHANRQAAEATKNLRNTQGLLKDTQLHLDDALRSQEDLKEQVAMVERRANLMQAEIEELRAALEQTERGRKVAEQELLDASERVQLLHTQNTSLINTKKKLETDIAQIQGEMEETIQEARNAEEKAKKAITDAAMMAEELKKEQDTSAHLERMKKNLDQTVKDLQHRLDEAEQLALKGGKKQLQKLEQRVRELEAEVENEQKRSADAIKGVRKYERRVKELTYQSEEDRKNVLRLQDLVDKLQVKVKAYKRQSEEAEELSNTNLSKFRKIQHELEEAEERADIAESQVNKLRVKTREVRKTIISEE